A stretch of Gopherus evgoodei ecotype Sinaloan lineage chromosome 12, rGopEvg1_v1.p, whole genome shotgun sequence DNA encodes these proteins:
- the GSE1 gene encoding genetic suppressor element 1 isoform X3: MEEKSPRWKVRPLGMSHEPKSPSLGMLSTATRTTATVSPLTPSPLNGSLVPNGSPAANTSLSVQSAPSSSFAAALRKLAKQAEEPRGSSISSESSPVSSPATNHSSPASTPKRGPMGPIIVPPGGHSVPSTPPVVTIAPTKTVNGVWRSEGRQQEAGSRGSSSSRERLIAEPQLPQEKAGGPAVPSHLLGTPYSFGIPPTSVVQDSRFPPLNSLQRPVHHVVPPSAVTEDYLRSFRPYHTAEELRMSSLPPISLDPATAAAYYHPGYLAHHPFPHPAFRMDDSYCLSALRSPFYPIPTPGSLPPLHPSAMHLHLSGVRYPTELPHSSLSALQSERMSSLTAERLQMDEELRQREREREREREKEREREADREREKEREREREREKELEREKERERERELERQRERAREKEMNLAKAMESPFLPVAELHGLRSHPAEERVKPAEQLTPNRPEKTKDATIPTPKPVQHPLHQPPASHHPVPSLISSHSVFPLPGSSAATALLIQRTNEEEKWLARQRRLRQEKEDRQSQVSEFRQQVLEQHLEIGRPPNQPEAEHRPENPRSGPNRHEPSGRDQPQHFGGPPPLISPKPQHHPVPTSLWNPVSLLENNMEPRRIQENHSLHAAHPAQYEPSRQAIPLVKVERVYCPEKLDEGARKRETLDKYQPAREPGASEHGGFSHGPFLAELEKSTQTILNQQRASLSQTGQFAEAKPSSPYRHPLPRAHDPMYVYDEFLQQHRKLVSKLDLEERRRREAREKGYYYDLDDSYDESDEEEVRAHLRCVAEQPPLKLDTSSEKLEFLQLFGLTTQQQKEELLTQKRRKRRRMLRERSPSPPMVQNKRRTPSPRLPLSTRYSPDEMNNSPNFEEKKRFLTIFNLTHISAEKRKDKEKLVEMLHAMKQKSATAAVVVKSSPRNSPSLTPAELQVQQFPVDSDKPVGITASLPDSQKTSEPSRLEQLRPHELQRAKEPAPVSAEKPRLNDGHTGKKSLSIFNYVRGPLPKDIPVPLSHSMNGKNKPWEPFIAEEFAHQFHESVLQSTQKALQKHKGSAAALTAEQNHKIDTSIHYNIPELQTSSRVQLPQQNGQQDTPLARKGLIPPEQNKDSDSEGEEEEEEEEEEEYPRPKWQGIEAIFEAYQEHIEEQNLERQVLQTQCRRLEAQHYSLSLTAEQLSHSMAELRSQKQKIVSERERLQAELDHLRKCLALPAMQWSRGYFKGYPR; the protein is encoded by the exons GGTCTTCGATAAGCAGCGAGTCTTCCCCCGTCTCCTCGCCAGCCACCAAccacagctctcctgccagcacgcCCAAGCGAGGACCCATGGGCCCCATCATTGTTCCTCCTGGGGGGCACAGTGTGCCTAGCACACCCCCCGTGGTGACCATTGCCCCAACGAAAACGGTGAACGGGGTCTGGAGAAGCGAAGGCAGACAG CAAGAAGCAGGAtcgagaggcagcagcagcagccgggagcGCCTAATTGCCGAGCCTCAGCTCCCACAGGAGAAAGCCGGGGGCCCCGCTGTCCCTTCTCATCTCCTCGGGACGCCTTACTCCTTCGGGATTCCCCCCACCTCCGTCGTCCAGGATTCCCGCTTCCCACCTTTAAA CAGCCTTCAGCGGCCTGTACACCATGTGGTGCCTCCCAGCGCGGTCACCGAAGATTACCTGCGAAGCTTCCGGCCCTACCACACCGCCGAGGAACTCCGTATGTCCTCCCTGCCGCCCATCAGCCTGGATCCGGCCACTGCCGCCGCTTACTACCACCCCGGCTACCTGGCCcaccaccccttccctcacccagcCTTCAG gatggATGACTCCTACTGCCTTTCGGCCCTGCGGTCCCCCTTCTACCCGATCCCAACCCCTGGTTCGCTCCCACCTCTTCATCCTTCAGCCATGCACCTCCATCTGTCGGGAGTGAGGTACCCCACCGAGCTGCCGCACTCGTCGCTCTCTGCCCTTCAGTCTGAGCGGATGTCCAGTCTGACCGCAGAGAG GCTGCAGATGGACGAGGAGCTGAGGCAGCGCGAGAGGGAACGCGAGAGGGAGCGGGAGAAGGAGCGGGAGCGGGAAGCCGATCGGGAGCGGGAGAAGGAGCGGGAGCGGGAGAGAGAGCGGGAGAAGGAGCTCGAgcgggagaaggagagggagcgggagagagagctggagagACAACGAGAAAGGGCCCGGGAGAAGGAGATGAACCTGGCCAAAGCCATGGAGAGCCCATTTCTGCCGGTGGCAGAGCTGCACGGGCTGAGGAGCCATCCAGCAGAGGAGCGTGTTAAACCAGCCGAGCAGCTGACACCAAACAGACCAG aGAAAACCAAGGACGCGACCATCCCAACTCCTAAGCCCGTCCAGCACCCCTTGCACCAGCCGCCCGCCTCGCACCATCCTGTGCCCAGCCTCATTTCCAGCCACAGTGTCTTCCCCCTCCCCGGGAGCAGCGCGGCCACGGCTCTTCTCATCCAGCGCACCAATGAGGAGGAGAAGTGGCTGGCGCGCCAGCGTCGGCTGCGGCAGGAGAAGGAAGACCGCCAGTCCCAGGTATCGGAGTTCCGGCAGCAAGTGCTGGAGCAGCACCTGGAGATCGGGCGGCCGCCGAACCAGCCAGAAGCTGAGCACCGGCCAGAGAACCCCAG ATCAGGACCAAACCGCCATGAGCCAAGTGGCCGAGACCAACCACAGCACTTTGGAGGGCCCCCTCCACTCATCTCTCCCAAACCTCAGCATCATCCAGTGCCCACCTCGCTCTGGAACCCAGTGTCCTTGCTGGAGAACAACATGGAACCACGCAGGATCCAAGAGAATCACTCTCTCCATGCCGCCCACCCTGCCCAATATGAACCTAGCCGACAAGCCATCCCCTTGGTGAAGGTGGAACGAGTGTATTGCCCCGAGAAGCTGGATGAAGGGGCCAGGAAGAGAGAGACACTGGACAAATACCAGCCTGCCAGGGAGCCTGGGGCGTCGGAACATGGTGGGTTCTCCCATGGGCCCTTCCTGGCAGAACTGGAAAAGTCCACACAGACCATCCTTAACCAACAGAGGGCATCACTCTCCCAGACCGGGCAGTTTGCTGAGGCCAAGCCTAGCTCACCGTACCGGCACCCGCTGCCCAGGGCCCACGACCCCATGTATGTTTATGACGAGTTCCTGCAGCAACACCGTAAACTAGTCAGCAAACTGGACCTGGAGGAGCGGAGGCGGAGGGAAGCCAGGGAGAAAG GCTACTACTATGACCTGGATGACTCCtacgatgagagtgatgaggaggAAGTGAGAGCCCATCTCCGGTGCGTTGCCGAGCAGCCCCCGCTGAAGCTGGATACTTCCTCGGAG AAATTGGAGTTCCTGCAGCTTTTCGGCCTGACCACCCAGCAGCAGAAGGAGGAACTGCTGActcagaagaggaggaagaggcggAGGATGCTGAGGGAGAGGAGTCCATCCCCTCCCATGGTCCAGAACAAACGTCGGACGCCCTCACCGCGGCTCCCACTCTCCACACGCTACAGCCCCGACGAAATGAACAACAGCCCCAACTTTGAGGAGAAGAAGAGGTTCCTGACCATCTTCAACCTGACCCACATCAGCGCAGAGAAAAGGAAAG ATAAAGAGAAACTGGTGGAAATGCTCCATGCCATGAAGCAGAAAAGTGCGACGGCAGCAGTGGTGGTGAAAAGCTCCCCGCGgaacagtcccagtctcaccCCAGCTG AACTCCAGGTGCAGCAATTTCCTGTGGATTCAGATAAACCTGTTGGTATCACCGCCTCCTTGCCAGACAGTCAAAAGACATCAGAGCCCAGCAGATTAGAACAGCTGAGACCACACGAGCTCCAGAGGGCCAAGGAACCAGCTCCAGTCTCTGCTGAGAAGCCCAGGCTGAACGATGGGCACACTGGGAAGAAGAGCCTGAGCATATTCAATTATGTCAGGGGCCCTTTGCCTAAGGATATCCCGGTGCCGCTCTCTCACAGCATGAATGGGAAGAATAAGCCATGGGAGCCCTTCATAGCTGAGGAATTTGCACATCAGTTTCACGAGTCTGTGCTGCAGTCCACACAGAAAGCATTGCAGAAGCACAAAG GAAGTGCAGCAGCACTTACTGCAGAGCAGAACCACAAAATTGACACCTCTATCCATTACAACATTCCTGAGCTTCAGACCTCAAGCAGGGTCCAGCTGCCTCAACAGAACGGGCAGCAAGACACCCCACTGGCACGAAAGGGGCTCATCCCACCCGAACAGAACAAGGATTCTGactcagagggggaggaggaggaggaagaagaggaggaagaggagtacCCTAGACCTAAATGGCAGGGGATCGAGGCAATCTTCGAAGCTTATCAGGAACATATAGAAG AACAAAACCTGGAACGCCAAGTGTTGCAGACACAGTGCCGACGGCTGGAGGCTCAGCACTACAGTCTCAGTCTGACTGCAgaacaactgtcacacagcaTGGCG GAACTAAGGAGCCAGAAGCAGAAGATTGTCTCGGAAAGGGAGCGACTTCAGGCCGAACTAGATCACTTGAGAAAGTGCCTTGCGTTGCCTGCAATGCAGTGGTCTAGGGGTTATTTCAAGGGATATCCCAGGTGA